The genomic DNA AATCCCTGAAGTGAAAAAGAAGCCGGGTTCTCCGGCTTCTTTTTTTCTGGAAACATCTGGATCAGCAGACAGCAATATTCATTCACCAGGATCACTAATAAATAATATTTAACTATCGCAGGCTGACAGATATAAAAAAAGGCACAACAAAATATGTTGTGCCATCTGTACTTTTGTATGATTATTAGTGGAGTAATATTCCCTGGTGTTTGGCCGCTGGCCGCCCGAACTTTCTATAAACAGATGTTCGGGTTTTTTTTATAATAATAAGTGCTTCGCAGTTCATTATTGGTTGATAATAGTGCGAAATTTCATAAAAAACATCTGTCTGTAGGTACAGTTCATTTGCTGTACCTTAGACCTGTACCACGGTTAACAGAAGGAAATGACGGCAGGGCGCATGCTCTCCAGTATGTGTTATATTTATGTCATACGCCGTTCGTGCAGGCAAGGAGAACGAAATGTTAATGGAAAGAGAAAAAAATGTAGAAGTTGTTATAAGGAATCAGCTTGAAACCACGCTGAACACGTTAGGGGAATTAACCTGGGCGTATGTTGTTCTCTCCAAAAAAGATATGTCATGCATCTTTGGCGTAACCAATTACCCGGACGAATGGGTCACGCATTACAGAGAAAAAGGGCTCCAGTATACCGACCCGGTAGTCATTACTGCACTTAACAAATTAACGCCCTTCCCCTGGGATGAAAAACTGATGGCACATTCAGAATTTAATTTCTCCAGGTTGTTCAACCAGGCCAGTCAGTTTGGGTTGATTAATGGATATACCTTCGTATTGCATGATTATAATAACAACCTGGTGACCCTATCTTTTATTGTTCCGGCGTTAAAAAGAACAGAGATCATGCAGACACTCATTGAAAATAAAGGAGACATATCGCTCTTATTAGCCTCGGTACACGAAACCTACCTGACGTTAACCTCATTATCAGAAAAGAACAGCGAAAACCCGGAAAAACAGAGCCAGTTTACCCCGCGGGAAAACGAGATCCTCTACTGGACGAGCGTGGGTAAAACCTATCAGGAAACCGGCATGATCCTTGGGATCACCGTGCGAACCGTGAAATTTCATATGTCTAATATCGTTAAAAAAATGGGAGTCGCCAATGCCCGGCATGCTGTACGTCTTGGCGCGGAGCTTCAGCTGATTAAACCGGTTGAATGATTATAAAGGGGTGTCAAATGACAGAGGCCAGTCCTTAAGCCTGTTTTCGTCCTGATCAGCACACTGACTGCATATTCTGTCTTTCAGCGCTGTTTGACTTGCAGGATCGGCATGGCCGAGCAGCAGATAAACCGGTTCCTCTTTTTCAGATATCCCCGTTTTCAGTACTGTCACATTCCAGCCGGATCGCCTGATAATATGCATCATGGGATGACTTGCCACCGCCAGGATACCGTCATAATGATGCCGCCGCGCATAGTTAATTAACGCCAGGAATAAAACCAGTGTTACCGGATAGCGCTTCCCGAGAAACTCACTGACCCTTTCTTTATCGACAAAAAAACGCGTGGATTCAAGGAAATTCCCTTCCGGGATTTTAACGTCATTAAAGAATGCTGAAAATGTGTCATCCAGCATATTATGATGCTTCATATCAATGATCCGTGTACCACAGATTATCATGCCGTTTTTAACGCCAAACAAATAATTCGCCGTTTCATTATCAAACTGATCGTATTCTTTCCCCTCAAAACAACTCACTGCCCATTGCAGACGATCTTTAAAAATATTCTTCCTTAACATAAAAAACTCTTCCGATTTTTCATGACTCAGCGATGAGAAATTAACAACATAAACGTTAAACATAATGTCACCTGTATAAATGTATTTGAAATTACATTCGGTAACATCAGTGAAGCTTAACCAATAGCATGCCGGAGCCCGGAAATAATAATTCTTTTTGGCGGCATGTAAAAAGGAATAACTGACGGGAGAGTTTATTCAATATTTAATATTTGCTCCCCCCTGTTCATTCATCGTGTCCAATTCACTACGGGCCACTGGCGAATCTCGCCCTGAGCCTGTAATTGTGGACAAGGATTGACCAGAACCACCTCGTCAGCGACAAGGCATAACGGAAAGTCATTGATGGAATCGGTGTAAAACACCATTTTCCCGCCCGCCTGCGGATGCATCGCCAGCCATTCCTTCAGCCGGGTCACTTTTCCCTGCTGATAGCTCGGCGTACCACTAATCACGTTGCTGTAATGACCATCGTCAATGCGCACATCAACCCCTGCCACGTGATCGATACCCAGAGCGCGGGCGATGGGTTTCACCAGCAGACTGACCGATGCGGAGATAATCATCATGTGCTGCTTTTCAGCGTGCAGTGTCTGGATCAGATCCCGCGCCTGCGGGTACACACGGGGGATGATCGTGTCATTGACCCATTGCATAATGCGCCGATCAACCTCCTCTGTGGTCATTGTCGCCAGCGGTGCCAGCGTCAACGCCACGTAAGCATGGATATCCATTTTGCCGACCGCATAGTCAGCCATCAGTCGCGCTTCCTGCTGCAGATAGCCGGCATCATGGACCAGGCCTTCACGGACCAGATATTCACTCCAGTAAGTGCTGCTGTCGCCCTCAATCAGGGTGTTGTCTAAATCGAAGAGATACAATGAGTCAGTCATAATGCGTCCGTCGCCGTGGGAAAGTTCAGGGTATAGCACAGAGAGATGACGGCTGAATGGCAGAACATAACATGATGAAAATACTCAGATGATCTTTCATTAAAGCGAGAAGATTTAAATCTTTAGTGACCAGCGAAATTATCCATAAAAATAACCTCCAGCGAATTATCAGTAAATCTCTCCCTTATTGCCGAAATATGTGTTCGATCACACTTTTCGGCTATAACATGGTTCAGCCTGTTGAACTAAGGGTATTTTCGCCATTTCACTATTTATAAACTCAATACCAGTTCAACAAGAGGCCGCCATGAGTAGCAGAGGGTGTAATTCATTAATCCGTGCTGAAAAAATACTGACTTATATCGCTTACGTCGGTGTAGCGAGCTATATGGAGCTGTTAAGGGAATTCCAGTACCCTAAAAGTAGTTTGTTAAATTTATTAAATGTTATGATTGAATGTGGCTTTTTAATTAAGAGTGAAAATAACCAGTATGCGCTGGGAATTAAAAATTATGAACTCGGATGCCAGGCGCTACATCGGAAAAACATTTTTGAAGTCACCAAACGGCCAATGCATGAGCTGTCATTAAAAAGCGGGCTGGTGTGTCATCTCGGGGCGATGGAGAGTCATTCCGCTATCTACCTCGATAAAGTGGAAAGTCACGATTCTGTTCCGACACGGAAAAGCTGGATTGGCAAGACGCTGGAGCTTCACATTACCGCGCTGGGCAAGGCATTGCTGGCATGGAAGACCCCGGACGAACTCGATTATTTTATGGATGTCCTGACGCTTAAAAAACACACTGAAAATACGATCACCGATAAAAAAGCGTTCAGGGAAGAGTTACAGAAAACGCGTTTACGTGGCTGGGCCATTGATAACGAAGAATCAACCTATGGCGCCGTCTGTTTAAGTATGCCGGTTTTTAATATGTACAAACGGGTTAACTATGCGATTTCCCTTTCGGGGGATCCAGAAGTGTACTCAGGAAATAATGTTGACAGGTACCTCGAATTGCTAAGGCAATGCGCCGGGCAAATTTCCTATGGGCTGGGGTACCGAAATGAATCTTTAAGAAAAGGAAACTGATGTAATGAAAAAATTTAAGGGGATTATTCCGCCAGTCTCCAGTACTTTCGACCGTCATGGTGCTATCGATAAAGTGGCAATGAAACAGGTTGCGGACTTTTTGATTAACAAAGGCGTCGATGGTCTTTTTTATTTAGGCACAGGCGGAGAATTTAGCCAGATGAATGCCAGTCAGCGAATGGCATTTACAGAAGCGGCGGTCTCTGCGGTGGACGGGCGTGTCCCCGTATTAATTGGCGTGGGTTCACCATCAACCGATGAAGCGGTAAAACTGGCGCGCCATGCCGAAGCATGTGGTGCAGAGGGTATTGTCGCGATTAATCCTTATTACTGGAAGGTGGCTTCCCGCAACCTGGACGATTATTACCACCAGATCGCCAGCAATGTCGAACTCCCTGTCATCATTTATAACTTCCCGGATCTGACCGGCCAGGATCTCAACCCGGAGATGGTTAAACGTTTAGTCCTGCAGAATGAAAATATTGTCGGTATTAAAGACACGATAGACAGCGTTGCGCATTTGCGCACGATGATCAATACCGTAAAAGCGGTGCGCCCCGACTTCTCCGTATTCTGCGGTTACGATGATCATTTACTGAATACGTTACTGCTTGGCGGCGACGGCGCAATTACCGCCAGCGCGAATTTTGCCCCCGAACTCTCTATTGGTATCTACAAAGCCTGGCAGGAAGGCGATCTCGCGCTGGCGGCCTCTCTCAATAAAAGGCTGCTGCAACTGCCCTCCATTTATGCGCTGGAGACCCCTTTCGTCTCGCTGATAAAACATGCCATGCAATGTGTCGGGTTACCCATTGATGCTTATTGCCTGCCGCCGATACTGGAAGCCTCAGAAGAGGCAAAAGATAAAGTCCATGCATTACTCGTCGCGCAGGGAATAGTAAACGCCTGAGGAGGCAATATGTCTGTTCATGATATTTTTGATGACGACAACCGGGATATTTATAGCGTCAGAACCCATGCCGCTGGCCCGGAAGGTGAACTCCCGCTGACCGCCGATATGCTCATCAATCGACCGAGCGGTGACATATTTGGCATGACAATGAATGCGGGGATGGGCTGGAAGCCGGACGAACTTGATCGTGACAGTATTCTGTTACTCAGCACGCTGGGCGGATTGCGTGGCGCTGATGGCAAACCTGTCGCCCTCGCGTTGCATCAGGGTCACTATGAGCTGGATATCCAGATGAAAGCGGCGGCGGAGACGATCACCGCCAATAAGGCGTTGCCGTATGCCGTGTATGTCTCCGACCCTTGCGATGGCCGCACGCAGGGGACCAACGGTATGTTCGATTCCCTGCCGTATCGTAACGATGCCTCCATGGTGATGCGCCGGTTGATCCGTTCTCTGCCGGATGCCAGAGCGGTGATCGGCGTTGCCACCTGTGATAAAGGCTTGCCGGCGACCATGATGGCGCTGGCGTCCCAGCATGATAAAGCCACGGTGCTCATCCCCGGCGGCGCCACCCTGCCCGCTCAGCACGGCGAGGATAATGGCAAGGTTCAGACCATTGGCGCGCGTTTTGCCAACGGTGAGTTAACGCTACAGGCCGCTCGCCGTGCCGGGTGCCAGGCATGTGCGTCGTCTGGCGGCGGCTGCCAGTTCCTCGGTACGGCAGGCACATCGCAAGTGGTTGCCGAAGGTCTGGGGCTCGCCATTCCGCATTCTGCCCTGGCGCCTTCCGGGGAACCGGTATGGAAAGAGATCGCCAGAGCCTCGGCGCGCGCGGCGTTACAGCTGGTCAAAAAAGGGATTACGACAAAAGATATCCTCACGGATAAAGCCATTGAGAATGCCATGATGGTGCATGCCGCCTTTGGCGGATCCACGAATCTGCTGCTGCATATCCCGGCCATAGCCCATCAGGCGGGTTGTCATCTGCCTACCGTGGATGACTGGATCCGCATCAACAAACAGGTGCCTCGCCTGGTCAGTGTGTTGCCCAACGGCCCGGTGTATCACCCGACGGTGAATGCGTTTATGGCGGGCGGTGTGCCGGAAGTCATGCTGCATCTGCGCGAGCTGGGTTTACTGCATGAAGATGTGATGACGGTGACCGGCAATACTCTCAAAGAAAACCTCGACTGGTGGCAACATTCTGAACGTCGGCAGATGTTTAAAGACCTTCTGCGTAAACAGGAACATGTTGAACCGGAAGACGTGATTATGTCGCCGCAGCAGGCATTAGCGCGTGGATTAACCTCCACCATTACCTTCCCTGTCGGCAATATTGCACCAGAAGGTTCCGTCATTAAATCAACCGCGATTGACGCGTCGGTCATTAATGAAGAGGGTATTTATTATCATAAAGGTGCCGCGAAAGTTTATCTTTCAGAGAAAGCGGCGATTTATGATATCAAGCACGAAAAAATTAAAGCAGGCGATATTCTGGTCATCATGGGTGCCGGCCCGTCAGGCACCGGGATGGAAGAAACGTATCAGGTCACCAGCGCGCTGAAGCATCTGTCGTATGGCAAACATGTTTCGTTGATTACCGATGCCAGATTTTCGGGCGTATCGACTGGCGCGTGTATTGGTCATGTTGGCCCGGAAGCCCTTGCCGGAGGCGCCATTGGTAAATTACGCACTGGCGATATTATCGAAATCAAAATTGACTGCAAACAACTCCAGGGCGAAGTTAATTTCCTGGGAACCCATCTTGATGAAAAACCACTCTCACGAGAGGAGGCTACTGTTATTTTGAATACCAGGGATACACATCCTGATTTAATGCCAGACCCTGAACTGCCGGATGATACAAGATTGTGGGCAATGCTCCAGGCGGTCAGTGGCGGCACATGGACTGGATGTATATATGATGTCAATAAAATAAATCAGGCCTTACAGCAATGTATTAAAAAGTCCTGAAATAAATAAAACCTTTATCCTGAGTCATTCAGGCTGAATACATCATTAATATGCATTCAGCCTGGATTATGGTGGATAATTTTCTGATGAATGAGAGGACGTTATGCCGCTATTGATCGTTGTGGCAGGTATCGCTGTACTCCTGCTTTTAACTATAAGAATTAAACTGAACACCTTTGTTTCTTTAATTATCGTCTCTATTGGCGTCGCCATCGCCAGTGGTATGAGACTGGATAAAGTTGTTACGTCTGTTGAATCGGGACTGGGTGGCACGCTGGGCCATATTGGTCTGATATTTGGTTTCGGTGTGATGTTAGGGCGCTTATTAGCCGATGCCGGTGGCGCTCAGCGTATTGCCCTGACCATGCTCAAGTATTTTGGCGCGAAAAAACTGGACTGGGCGGTGGTATGTTCAGCCTTTATTGTCGGGATCGCTTTATTTTTTGAAGTCGGTTTGATTTTGCTGGTGCCGATTTTATTTGCCATCGCGCGTGAAGCGAAAATTTCGCCCATGTATATGTGCGTACCGATGCTCGCGGGTTTGCTGGTGGCGCACGGTTTCCTGCCTCCGCACCCGGGTCCGACCGTCATTGCCAGAGAATATGGTGCTGATGTCGGCGTCGTACTCCTTTACGGTATTGCGGTAGGTATTCCGACCTTTATTATCTGTGGTCCATTGCTCAACAAAGTCTGTCAGCGTTTAATTCCCGATGCGTTTAAAAAAGAGGGGAATATCGCTTCTCTTGGCGCAACCAAAAGCTTTAGTGAAAGCGAAATGCCTGGCTTCGGTATCAGTTTTCTGACTGCGATGTTACCGGTGATATTAATGGCGCTGGTTACCATTATGCAGATGGCGCGTCCGGCGAATGCCGGTGAGCCAGGCACACTGTATAACGTGTTCCTGTTTTTAGGCAACTCCACCATTGCGATGCTGATTTCTCTGCTTTTCGCCATTTACACCATGGGCCTGGGGAGGGGGAAAACCATCCCTGAACTGATGGATTCGTGCGGTAAGGCAATTGCAGGGATCGCGGGCCTGTTATTAATTATCGGTGGCGGTGGTGCATTCAAACAGGTGTTGATCGACTCCGGCGTGGGGCAGTTTATTTCCACGATGGTTTCGGGCATGGATATTAACCCAATTCTG from Trabulsiella odontotermitis includes the following:
- a CDS encoding helix-turn-helix transcriptional regulator — protein: MEREKNVEVVIRNQLETTLNTLGELTWAYVVLSKKDMSCIFGVTNYPDEWVTHYREKGLQYTDPVVITALNKLTPFPWDEKLMAHSEFNFSRLFNQASQFGLINGYTFVLHDYNNNLVTLSFIVPALKRTEIMQTLIENKGDISLLLASVHETYLTLTSLSEKNSENPEKQSQFTPRENEILYWTSVGKTYQETGMILGITVRTVKFHMSNIVKKMGVANARHAVRLGAELQLIKPVE
- a CDS encoding acyl-homoserine-lactone synthase, whose amino-acid sequence is MFNVYVVNFSSLSHEKSEEFFMLRKNIFKDRLQWAVSCFEGKEYDQFDNETANYLFGVKNGMIICGTRIIDMKHHNMLDDTFSAFFNDVKIPEGNFLESTRFFVDKERVSEFLGKRYPVTLVLFLALINYARRHHYDGILAVASHPMMHIIRRSGWNVTVLKTGISEKEEPVYLLLGHADPASQTALKDRICSQCADQDENRLKDWPLSFDTPL
- a CDS encoding HAD family hydrolase, with product MTDSLYLFDLDNTLIEGDSSTYWSEYLVREGLVHDAGYLQQEARLMADYAVGKMDIHAYVALTLAPLATMTTEEVDRRIMQWVNDTIIPRVYPQARDLIQTLHAEKQHMMIISASVSLLVKPIARALGIDHVAGVDVRIDDGHYSNVISGTPSYQQGKVTRLKEWLAMHPQAGGKMVFYTDSINDFPLCLVADEVVLVNPCPQLQAQGEIRQWPVVNWTR
- a CDS encoding IclR family transcriptional regulator; translated protein: MSSRGCNSLIRAEKILTYIAYVGVASYMELLREFQYPKSSLLNLLNVMIECGFLIKSENNQYALGIKNYELGCQALHRKNIFEVTKRPMHELSLKSGLVCHLGAMESHSAIYLDKVESHDSVPTRKSWIGKTLELHITALGKALLAWKTPDELDYFMDVLTLKKHTENTITDKKAFREELQKTRLRGWAIDNEESTYGAVCLSMPVFNMYKRVNYAISLSGDPEVYSGNNVDRYLELLRQCAGQISYGLGYRNESLRKGN
- a CDS encoding dihydrodipicolinate synthase family protein, producing MKKFKGIIPPVSSTFDRHGAIDKVAMKQVADFLINKGVDGLFYLGTGGEFSQMNASQRMAFTEAAVSAVDGRVPVLIGVGSPSTDEAVKLARHAEACGAEGIVAINPYYWKVASRNLDDYYHQIASNVELPVIIYNFPDLTGQDLNPEMVKRLVLQNENIVGIKDTIDSVAHLRTMINTVKAVRPDFSVFCGYDDHLLNTLLLGGDGAITASANFAPELSIGIYKAWQEGDLALAASLNKRLLQLPSIYALETPFVSLIKHAMQCVGLPIDAYCLPPILEASEEAKDKVHALLVAQGIVNA
- a CDS encoding YjhG/YagF family D-xylonate dehydratase; translation: MSVHDIFDDDNRDIYSVRTHAAGPEGELPLTADMLINRPSGDIFGMTMNAGMGWKPDELDRDSILLLSTLGGLRGADGKPVALALHQGHYELDIQMKAAAETITANKALPYAVYVSDPCDGRTQGTNGMFDSLPYRNDASMVMRRLIRSLPDARAVIGVATCDKGLPATMMALASQHDKATVLIPGGATLPAQHGEDNGKVQTIGARFANGELTLQAARRAGCQACASSGGGCQFLGTAGTSQVVAEGLGLAIPHSALAPSGEPVWKEIARASARAALQLVKKGITTKDILTDKAIENAMMVHAAFGGSTNLLLHIPAIAHQAGCHLPTVDDWIRINKQVPRLVSVLPNGPVYHPTVNAFMAGGVPEVMLHLRELGLLHEDVMTVTGNTLKENLDWWQHSERRQMFKDLLRKQEHVEPEDVIMSPQQALARGLTSTITFPVGNIAPEGSVIKSTAIDASVINEEGIYYHKGAAKVYLSEKAAIYDIKHEKIKAGDILVIMGAGPSGTGMEETYQVTSALKHLSYGKHVSLITDARFSGVSTGACIGHVGPEALAGGAIGKLRTGDIIEIKIDCKQLQGEVNFLGTHLDEKPLSREEATVILNTRDTHPDLMPDPELPDDTRLWAMLQAVSGGTWTGCIYDVNKINQALQQCIKKS
- a CDS encoding GntP family permease, which codes for MPLLIVVAGIAVLLLLTIRIKLNTFVSLIIVSIGVAIASGMRLDKVVTSVESGLGGTLGHIGLIFGFGVMLGRLLADAGGAQRIALTMLKYFGAKKLDWAVVCSAFIVGIALFFEVGLILLVPILFAIAREAKISPMYMCVPMLAGLLVAHGFLPPHPGPTVIAREYGADVGVVLLYGIAVGIPTFIICGPLLNKVCQRLIPDAFKKEGNIASLGATKSFSESEMPGFGISFLTAMLPVILMALVTIMQMARPANAGEPGTLYNVFLFLGNSTIAMLISLLFAIYTMGLGRGKTIPELMDSCGKAIAGIAGLLLIIGGGGAFKQVLIDSGVGQFISTMVSGMDINPILMAWGVAAFLRICLGSATVAAISTAGLVIPLLAAHPTTNLALITLATGAGSCICSHVNDASFWMIKDFFGLTTKETLLSWTLMSTLLSICGLIFILLTSMVM